A genome region from Methanococcoides burtonii DSM 6242 includes the following:
- a CDS encoding 3-isopropylmalate dehydratase large subunit — protein sequence MSEKIFSKASGKDVKANEFVMAKVDYAMAHDGTSVLAVRSFKNMGLENVWDPKRIVIPFDHLTPANTETTADLHHDIREWIGGQGIPNFFDVGEGICHQVLPENGFAMPGKLVVGADSHSCTYGAFGAFGTGVGATDMSEIFASGELWFRVPETIKVTASGKLKKDVLAKDVTLKVIGTVGASGATYKAAEFYGDTITDLSISGRMTLSNMAIEMGAKAGIVPPDQKTFDFLEGRAVEGYEPVYADEDAEYCAEYDIDGANLEPQIALPHQVDNVCDVSEIEGKKVDQVFIGTCTNGRLEDLEVAAEILKGEQVAVRTIVIPASRSIMLEAVRNGTAETLLDAGVTLGSPGCGPCLGGHMGVIGEGEVCISTANRNFRGRMGKGGFIYLSSPATAAASAITGEITDPRTV from the coding sequence ATCAGTGAAAAAATATTCAGCAAAGCAAGTGGAAAGGATGTAAAAGCCAATGAGTTCGTCATGGCAAAAGTAGACTATGCAATGGCTCACGATGGCACAAGTGTGCTTGCAGTACGTTCTTTCAAGAACATGGGGCTTGAAAATGTGTGGGATCCAAAGCGCATTGTTATTCCTTTTGATCATTTAACTCCTGCAAACACGGAAACTACTGCGGATTTACATCATGATATCCGTGAATGGATCGGGGGGCAGGGCATACCGAACTTCTTCGATGTTGGTGAAGGTATCTGCCATCAGGTCCTTCCTGAGAACGGCTTTGCAATGCCGGGAAAGCTCGTTGTTGGTGCTGATTCCCATTCATGCACCTATGGCGCTTTCGGTGCGTTTGGTACGGGTGTCGGTGCAACTGACATGTCCGAGATATTTGCATCCGGTGAACTCTGGTTCAGGGTGCCTGAGACCATTAAAGTAACTGCTTCCGGAAAACTGAAGAAGGATGTTCTTGCCAAGGACGTAACACTCAAAGTGATCGGTACGGTTGGTGCATCCGGAGCTACTTACAAAGCTGCTGAATTCTATGGTGATACAATAACCGATCTGTCAATATCCGGCAGGATGACCTTATCAAATATGGCTATTGAGATGGGTGCTAAAGCAGGCATCGTTCCGCCTGACCAAAAGACCTTCGATTTCCTTGAAGGCAGGGCTGTGGAAGGTTATGAGCCAGTTTATGCAGATGAGGATGCTGAATACTGTGCAGAATATGACATTGATGGTGCGAACCTTGAGCCACAGATTGCACTTCCGCATCAGGTGGACAATGTGTGTGATGTATCGGAGATCGAGGGTAAAAAGGTGGACCAGGTGTTCATCGGAACCTGTACCAATGGACGACTGGAAGATCTTGAAGTGGCCGCTGAGATCCTCAAAGGTGAGCAGGTCGCTGTAAGGACCATTGTAATTCCGGCATCCCGTTCAATAATGCTTGAAGCTGTCCGAAATGGTACAGCAGAAACACTTCTCGATGCTGGTGTCACACTGGGCTCTCCTGGATGTGGTCCATGTCTTGGCGGACATATGGGGGTTATCGGTGAAGGTGAGGTATGTATCTCGACAGCAAACCGTAATTTCAGAGGCAGGATGGGCAAAGGCGGTTTCATCTATCTTTCATCTCCTGCTACAGCAGCGGCATCAGCGATCACAGGTGAAATAACCGACCCAAGAACTGTATGA
- the larC gene encoding nickel pincer cofactor biosynthesis protein LarC, translated as MRTLVFEPFSGASGDMILAGLIDLGADKGEIVEVIQASVDVSVTIEDITKCGIRATDVNIHTKDSARIRSFGELIDIIKDANLPEEVEKNAIAVFRIIGDAEAKVHGMSLEQLHFHEVGQDDALADVIGSCYAIHRMKVENILCTPVNVGGGSVRTAHGTLPVPVPATTEILSGSGLEVHSNGDRELLTPTGAALLTYFANPSDQLPTGKILTTGYGAGDAETDMPNVLRTMLMETTGNLSRDHMEVLETNVDDVTGEVLGNLFETLMKEGAKDVTITPATMKKGRTGHIIHVIAHPENSERIARELIRQTGTLGVRILPTKHRFIAERKMEKVNIIIGKQTFQVTVKIAHDRSDEVLHISAEFEDCRRISQECGLPLKEVIRRAEEKAWNNILKK; from the coding sequence ATGAGAACACTTGTATTTGAGCCATTTTCAGGTGCTTCCGGAGATATGATCCTTGCAGGACTGATCGATCTCGGAGCAGACAAAGGGGAGATAGTGGAAGTTATCCAAGCCTCCGTAGATGTTTCCGTAACTATTGAAGATATCACTAAATGCGGGATACGTGCCACGGATGTTAATATACATACAAAGGACAGTGCAAGGATAAGGTCATTCGGGGAACTTATAGACATAATAAAGGATGCGAACCTTCCCGAAGAAGTGGAAAAAAATGCTATTGCTGTATTCAGGATTATTGGAGATGCGGAAGCAAAGGTCCACGGTATGTCTCTTGAGCAACTACATTTTCACGAGGTCGGTCAGGATGATGCACTTGCGGATGTCATAGGTTCTTGTTATGCAATTCACAGGATGAAGGTAGAAAATATATTGTGCACTCCGGTCAATGTAGGAGGGGGAAGCGTGAGAACTGCACATGGTACATTGCCTGTGCCAGTTCCTGCGACCACAGAGATACTAAGCGGAAGTGGTCTGGAGGTACATAGCAACGGTGATAGGGAACTTCTCACCCCAACAGGAGCTGCTCTACTCACTTATTTTGCAAACCCTAGCGACCAACTACCCACAGGAAAGATACTGACCACCGGATATGGAGCAGGAGATGCGGAAACTGACATGCCCAACGTTCTTCGTACAATGCTCATGGAAACCACAGGGAACCTTTCACGTGACCACATGGAAGTTCTTGAGACAAACGTGGATGATGTTACCGGAGAAGTGCTTGGGAATCTTTTTGAAACCCTAATGAAAGAGGGAGCCAAAGATGTAACGATTACACCTGCCACTATGAAAAAGGGGCGTACTGGCCACATCATACACGTTATCGCTCATCCTGAGAACAGCGAAAGAATCGCAAGGGAGCTCATAAGACAGACTGGGACCCTTGGAGTTCGCATCCTCCCAACGAAGCATCGTTTTATTGCAGAGCGTAAGATGGAAAAAGTGAATATAATAATAGGGAAGCAGACATTTCAAGTAACTGTAAAGATAGCACATGACAGGTCTGATGAAGTTCTTCATATTTCAGCTGAATTCGAGGATTGCAGAAGAATAAGTCAGGAATGCGGACTTCCCTTGAAAGAAGTGATAAGGCGCGCCGAGGAGAAGGCCTGGAACAATATTCTAAAGAAATAA
- the larB gene encoding nickel pincer cofactor biosynthesis protein LarB, translating into MELKNILRQVKDGSTELENAESQIRSMGYVPVSDIAKLDTFRKCRTGFMEAILAEGKEADDIIEIVKAHKRATGRTLITRINEVQASALRKAFVPENIEWGIHSRTAVVHDGTPVSKTGGTVAIISAGTADIDVAEEARMAASEMGCNTIKIYDVGVAGFHRLISEMKSFEKNRPDAIVVAAGREGTLPTVVSSLIDVPVIGLPVSTGYGAGAKGEAALLSMLQSCSILSVVNIDAGFVAGAFAARIANSIAEARK; encoded by the coding sequence ATGGAATTGAAGAACATATTGCGACAGGTAAAGGATGGCAGTACGGAACTTGAAAATGCGGAAAGCCAGATCCGTTCCATGGGATACGTACCCGTCTCAGATATCGCAAAGCTGGACACATTCCGAAAATGTCGAACCGGTTTCATGGAAGCAATTCTCGCAGAGGGAAAGGAAGCAGACGATATAATAGAGATTGTGAAAGCACACAAAAGGGCTACTGGAAGAACACTTATCACACGCATCAATGAAGTACAGGCATCTGCCCTTAGAAAGGCATTCGTGCCTGAAAATATCGAATGGGGCATACATTCAAGAACGGCTGTCGTGCATGATGGCACTCCTGTATCGAAGACAGGAGGCACTGTAGCCATAATTTCAGCCGGCACTGCGGATATCGATGTTGCAGAAGAAGCACGGATGGCTGCCTCAGAAATGGGGTGCAATACCATTAAGATATACGATGTGGGAGTGGCGGGATTTCATAGACTGATATCCGAGATGAAGAGCTTCGAAAAGAACAGACCTGATGCTATCGTTGTGGCAGCCGGAAGAGAGGGAACACTACCAACGGTGGTATCCAGCCTTATAGACGTACCTGTAATAGGCCTGCCCGTATCGACTGGATATGGAGCAGGTGCCAAAGGAGAGGCTGCACTTCTTTCGATGTTGCAGTCATGTTCTATATTATCAGTGGTCAACATCGATGCAGGGTTCGTGGCAGGTGCTTTTGCCGCAAGGATAGCAAATAGCATTGCAGAAGCGAGAAAGTAA
- a CDS encoding tetratricopeptide repeat protein — protein MSQRSKDMALRNFKKGMSFLEAGQQKKALEVLLVAEKQAKDAGSTDLLINIFQSVAKIMESNGEKDAALERYLGASELLDGLANSDPSFVEHKALAMNKAATLLANKGDVEHAGYLFEETVKAYDKLLSKEPNNVVHCSSMSSALNDVATILAERGQQKDAKERFERSLKLSAKLIVLDPLNSSNITKALTIQTNLANLLYDMGLLEDAKINFESTYGGYSGLLKDNTSGNLFRDQIADTLEKQVNVLFDMQEYAASGKKLHELMDMLQRFAKDEPRFLERITDPIHGLVKLARDNADKGMFADARSGYELMLPVLMDLIKDDQDYANYIPMVRTMLNDMESLLENDTDVSEKEADLTILISMYENLSALDPSDLSYAGKISELNDRMVQLLIVAGRFEDARSKSDLTLDDLMDLMQKDPNNVNLLSMIREMLDDMEFLLETDRDVNEHKSNLNTLIYMYENLSDIYPSDVSYVTKISDLDNCMIRHLINAGCLAEARSKSDSTLYVLMDMVHEDPENVNLLSMIHEILDDMESLLDTEMDASKQESSLNVLISMYEMLSRIDPSDFSHHVKIAKLNERMGRFLMDAGRLSAARSSYGSTLAVLTKLIKEEPDNTNFLSTFRTIVNDMEVLFEMNADDGEKGSDLNVLTSIYEKLSILDPTDLSHYVKIAELNERVGSLLMNAGRLAAARSKYDSALTVLMDLIQDDPDNFTFLSMFRTLLADMEHLLEVDCADSEKEFDLNVLISMYEKLSQLDPSDLSYYVKIAELNQRMGNVLMKAGRLSAGRSKYESTFNDLVELINEDPENVTFLSMVRTIVTDMEALIKMNDDDSENEYAFNVLISMYEKLSVLEPSNLSYPAKLAELNEGMIILLISGGRLADARSKYDSTLNVLMDLLQKESDNVTFLSMIRTILSDMEYLLETYSSETEKEAELNVLISMYEKLSTLVPSDLSHHTKLTELNDLMILLLINGGRLDDACSRSDSILDVLMNLVQKEPDNFTFFSMIGTILTNMESLLGTENDASKKEADFNFLMSMYEKLSTLNPSDLSYHAKIAELNEGMVLTLLTAGHLDAARAMSDSTLDVLMGLVQKEPDNVTFLSMIGTILTNMESLLGTESDASKKEADLDFLISMYEKLSTLVPSDLSYHAKIAELNEGMIILLINAGRLDDACSRSDSILDVLMDLVQKDPDNVTFLSMVRTILTDMESLLDTEFDASKKEADFNFLISMYEKLSTLNPSDLSYHIKIVELNGIMIGLLMNAGRIDDVRSMYGSTLNILMKLMQGEPENVTFISIFRNVLSDMESLLEIDCDESEKEEDLNVLISMYEKLSLIDPFDLSHHTKVADLYDRKGSFLMNAGRNVDARSSYEMALSIRKMLIEKGESSMLQEFGIASIRNNLGTMFAQDGEFTEAKAMFEASLKTYVDLFDRDKEDAAYQYGAALTLNNLAKLFADMGRHEDAKSIYESALEAYVELLNADPENVRYKKHASITLDNLGSLLGEMGRGEDSIRMHEAAQELRNEI, from the coding sequence ATGTCACAAAGATCAAAAGATATGGCACTTCGTAATTTCAAAAAAGGGATGTCCTTTTTAGAAGCCGGACAACAGAAAAAAGCTCTTGAAGTATTGCTTGTTGCTGAAAAACAAGCAAAGGACGCAGGCTCTACGGATCTGCTAATAAATATTTTTCAATCGGTTGCAAAAATAATGGAATCCAACGGCGAAAAGGATGCAGCCCTTGAGAGGTACTTGGGTGCATCTGAGCTACTAGACGGTCTTGCAAACTCGGATCCTTCATTTGTGGAGCACAAAGCCCTTGCTATGAACAAGGCCGCCACCCTTCTTGCCAATAAAGGCGATGTGGAACATGCCGGATATTTATTTGAAGAAACAGTGAAAGCATATGATAAACTGCTTTCAAAGGAGCCGAATAATGTTGTCCATTGTTCATCCATGTCTTCTGCACTCAATGATGTTGCTACCATCCTCGCCGAAAGGGGTCAGCAAAAGGATGCAAAAGAAAGGTTCGAAAGATCCCTTAAGTTATCGGCTAAGCTCATTGTACTCGACCCTCTGAACAGTTCTAATATTACAAAAGCTCTGACAATTCAGACAAATCTTGCTAATCTTCTCTACGATATGGGACTCCTGGAAGATGCAAAAATAAATTTTGAAAGCACTTATGGAGGATATTCCGGGCTGCTAAAGGATAATACATCTGGCAATTTGTTCCGTGATCAAATTGCAGATACACTGGAAAAACAGGTAAATGTCCTTTTTGATATGCAGGAATATGCTGCTTCCGGCAAGAAGCTTCATGAACTGATGGATATGCTTCAAAGGTTCGCAAAGGATGAACCTCGTTTTCTTGAAAGGATTACTGATCCTATTCACGGACTGGTAAAGCTTGCTCGTGACAATGCAGACAAGGGGATGTTTGCCGATGCCCGTTCAGGGTATGAGCTTATGCTTCCTGTTCTGATGGATTTGATAAAGGATGATCAGGATTATGCAAATTACATTCCAATGGTCCGTACGATGCTTAATGATATGGAATCTCTTCTCGAAAATGATACTGATGTCAGCGAAAAGGAAGCCGATCTCACTATCCTGATCTCTATGTACGAGAATCTTTCCGCTCTTGATCCTTCTGATCTCTCCTATGCTGGAAAGATCTCTGAACTCAATGACCGCATGGTACAGCTTTTGATAGTTGCTGGTCGTTTCGAGGATGCTCGTTCAAAATCGGATCTCACTCTTGACGACCTCATGGATCTGATGCAGAAGGACCCTAATAATGTCAATTTACTTTCCATGATCCGTGAGATGCTGGATGATATGGAATTTCTTCTTGAAACTGATCGTGATGTCAACGAACATAAATCTAATCTCAATACCCTCATCTATATGTACGAGAATCTTTCCGATATTTATCCTTCTGACGTATCTTATGTTACAAAGATCTCCGATCTCGATAACTGCATGATACGTCATTTGATAAACGCCGGTTGTCTTGCTGAAGCTCGTTCAAAGTCTGATTCCACTCTTTACGTTCTTATGGATATGGTCCATGAGGATCCTGAAAATGTCAATTTACTTTCAATGATCCATGAGATTCTGGATGATATGGAATCTCTTCTTGACACTGAAATGGATGCCAGCAAACAGGAATCAAGCCTCAATGTCCTGATCTCCATGTACGAGATGCTTTCCAGAATCGATCCTTCTGACTTTTCCCACCATGTAAAGATCGCCAAACTCAATGAGCGCATGGGTCGTTTTTTAATGGATGCTGGTCGTCTCTCTGCTGCTCGCTCAAGTTATGGTTCCACACTTGCTGTTCTGACGAAATTGATCAAGGAAGAGCCTGATAATACCAATTTCCTTTCGACCTTCCGTACGATAGTAAATGATATGGAAGTTCTTTTTGAAATGAATGCTGATGACGGTGAAAAAGGATCTGATCTCAATGTTCTTACCTCGATATACGAGAAGCTTTCCATTCTTGATCCCACCGACCTCTCCCATTACGTGAAGATCGCCGAACTCAATGAGCGGGTGGGCAGCCTTTTAATGAATGCTGGACGCCTCGCTGCTGCTAGGTCAAAGTATGATTCTGCACTTACTGTTCTGATGGATCTGATACAGGATGATCCTGACAATTTTACTTTCCTTTCTATGTTCCGTACTCTACTTGCCGATATGGAACATCTTCTTGAGGTTGATTGTGCTGATAGCGAAAAGGAATTTGATCTCAATGTTCTTATCTCTATGTACGAGAAACTTTCACAGCTTGACCCCTCCGATCTCTCCTACTATGTGAAGATCGCCGAACTCAATCAGCGCATGGGTAATGTTCTGATGAAAGCTGGTCGTCTCTCTGCTGGTCGGTCAAAATACGAGTCCACATTTAATGATCTGGTGGAACTTATCAATGAGGATCCTGAGAATGTCACATTCCTTTCTATGGTCCGTACTATAGTTACTGACATGGAAGCCCTCATCAAAATGAACGATGATGATAGTGAAAATGAATATGCTTTCAATGTCCTCATCTCTATGTATGAGAAGCTTTCTGTTCTTGAACCTTCAAATCTCTCCTATCCGGCAAAGCTCGCCGAACTCAATGAGGGAATGATCATCCTTTTGATAAGTGGTGGTCGTCTTGCCGATGCCCGTTCAAAATATGATTCCACCCTTAACGTTCTTATGGACCTGTTACAAAAGGAATCTGATAATGTCACTTTCCTTTCCATGATACGTACGATACTTAGTGACATGGAATATCTTCTTGAGACTTATAGTTCTGAAACTGAAAAGGAAGCTGAACTCAATGTCCTCATTTCTATGTACGAGAAGCTTTCCACTTTGGTTCCTTCCGATCTCTCGCATCATACAAAGCTCACCGAACTCAATGACCTCATGATCCTTCTTTTGATAAATGGTGGTCGTCTCGATGATGCGTGTTCAAGGTCCGATTCCATCCTTGATGTTCTTATGAATCTGGTGCAAAAAGAGCCTGATAATTTTACTTTCTTTTCCATGATCGGTACTATACTAACTAATATGGAATCTCTTCTTGGAACTGAAAATGATGCCAGTAAAAAGGAAGCCGATTTCAATTTCCTCATGTCAATGTATGAGAAGCTTTCCACTCTTAATCCTTCCGATCTCTCGTATCATGCAAAGATAGCTGAACTCAATGAGGGCATGGTTCTTACTTTGCTAACTGCTGGTCATCTTGATGCTGCCCGTGCAATGTCTGATTCCACGCTTGATGTTCTTATGGGTCTGGTTCAGAAGGAGCCTGATAATGTCACTTTCCTTTCCATGATCGGTACTATACTAACTAATATGGAATCTCTTCTTGGAACTGAAAGTGATGCCAGTAAAAAGGAAGCTGACCTCGATTTCCTTATCTCTATGTATGAGAAGCTTTCCACTCTGGTTCCTTCCGATCTCTCGTATCATGCAAAGATCGCTGAACTCAATGAGGGCATGATCATCCTTTTGATAAACGCAGGTCGTCTCGATGATGCGTGTTCAAGGTCTGATTCCATCCTTGATGTTCTTATGGATCTGGTTCAGAAGGATCCTGATAATGTCACTTTCCTTTCCATGGTCCGTACTATACTAACTGATATGGAATCTCTTCTTGATACGGAATTTGATGCCAGTAAAAAGGAAGCCGATTTCAATTTCCTCATATCAATGTATGAGAAGCTTTCCACTCTTAATCCTTCCGATCTTTCGTATCATATAAAGATCGTAGAACTCAATGGGATAATGATCGGTCTTTTGATGAATGCTGGTCGTATTGATGATGTCCGTTCAATGTATGGTTCCACTCTTAATATCCTGATGAAATTGATGCAAGGGGAACCTGAAAATGTCACTTTCATTTCTATATTCCGTAATGTATTGTCGGATATGGAAAGTCTTCTTGAAATTGACTGTGATGAGAGTGAAAAAGAAGAAGATCTCAATGTCCTGATCTCGATGTACGAGAAGCTTTCTCTTATTGATCCATTTGATCTTTCGCATCATACGAAAGTAGCTGATCTCTATGATCGCAAGGGCAGTTTCTTAATGAATGCAGGTAGGAATGTTGATGCCCGTTCAAGTTATGAAATGGCATTAAGCATAAGGAAAATGCTTATCGAAAAAGGCGAATCATCAATGCTGCAGGAGTTCGGAATAGCTTCTATCAGGAACAACCTCGGTACGATGTTTGCACAGGATGGCGAGTTCACAGAAGCCAAAGCAATGTTCGAGGCTTCCCTTAAAACGTATGTCGATCTTTTTGACAGGGATAAAGAGGATGCAGCATATCAGTACGGTGCTGCTCTTACATTGAACAATCTTGCAAAACTGTTCGCTGATATGGGTCGCCATGAAGATGCAAAGAGCATTTATGAATCAGCACTTGAGGCATATGTTGAATTGCTGAATGCTGACCCGGAGAATGTTCGTTACAAGAAACACGCTTCCATAACCCTTGATAATCTTGGTTCATTGCTTGGTGAGATGGGAAGGGGAGAAGATTCTATCCGTATGCATGAGGCAGCACAGGAATTAAGAAACGAGATCTGA
- a CDS encoding U32 family peptidase, whose translation MKNDNTVCSPPPEILAPAGDVDALMGAIKGGADAVYFGVTDLNARKGAKNFSVDDLGETIDLLHSHGIKAFLALNIPVKQNELQHALDVVDRAYSLGIDAIILQDLGLLSILHRSYPDLALHASTQMTVHTPEGVDFIANAGAVRVIVSRELEVQEIEDIVKNSDVEIEIFVHGALCYSYSGKCLFSSFINDRSANRGACAQPCRRPYVFVVNGRTINEKITGRFPISCAELCTLSEIGDIVKTGVKSLKIEGRMKRPEYVTESSLAYKQVVKAFCGSEELDEDEIKGFEKDLAQLFYRGFTKGFVLGDRNVAHSKYSSSYGVFLGKITNVKDFKYNTSITLTLDEDIRLKDGVGIHTKAGVLGSAVNKLFDADGEEIKEANKRDIVTLEISSKTGKAVSVGNEVYLTTDQRLLERLQRTRKQGLPVSIEVDASVGEVLKVRISSASFSAEFVDEFVVQKAQNAPMSKEKIVEVIGKLGDTSFEAKDIDVRINGDIFIPMGVLTNARRQAADMLLEKILASYRREEKHPKLSDMTHFCDDGAAVGSEINVPLLSVEVKNSAALFDAVDCGADIVYLPMGKFSELLSEEYAETFRDVKETVEIVVLAPRISHEAELDALVPMFETVKEEGLRIACYTLGQVELARKMSIPFVVQKEFNTFNSYTSDGFYRAGAFRVTLSSELNMDEMKDVADDISCRGESHQLEAVAHGRELMLITEHDLLKPLIDNGITIEGSEVLLVDSKSDEYPVKRVGERTLIYDSMVTEMLDHVDKFEECGIDVIRLDLSLYGKKDVQEITSAYRRVMDGKDAVIYSKRGSDFTSGHYFKGV comes from the coding sequence TTGAAAAATGATAATACGGTCTGTAGTCCCCCTCCGGAAATACTGGCTCCGGCAGGCGATGTTGATGCATTGATGGGCGCAATTAAAGGCGGTGCCGATGCTGTCTATTTTGGTGTTACGGACCTTAATGCAAGAAAAGGCGCAAAGAACTTTTCCGTAGATGATCTTGGGGAAACCATCGACTTGCTTCACTCTCATGGCATCAAGGCTTTCCTTGCATTGAACATACCTGTGAAACAGAATGAGCTCCAGCATGCTCTTGATGTTGTGGACAGAGCATATTCGCTTGGTATCGATGCTATCATCCTTCAGGACCTCGGGCTTTTGAGCATCCTTCACAGAAGCTATCCTGACCTTGCATTGCATGCAAGCACACAGATGACCGTTCACACACCAGAAGGTGTGGACTTTATAGCAAATGCCGGTGCTGTTCGCGTTATTGTCTCGAGGGAACTTGAGGTTCAGGAGATCGAGGACATTGTTAAGAATTCCGATGTTGAGATCGAGATATTCGTACACGGTGCGTTGTGCTATTCTTATTCCGGTAAATGTCTTTTCAGCAGTTTCATCAATGACCGTAGTGCCAATCGTGGTGCTTGTGCACAGCCTTGCAGGCGACCTTATGTTTTTGTTGTGAACGGTCGGACTATCAATGAGAAGATAACAGGTAGATTCCCTATAAGTTGTGCGGAGCTCTGCACTCTTTCCGAGATAGGTGATATTGTTAAGACCGGTGTGAAAAGCCTGAAAATAGAAGGCAGGATGAAAAGACCGGAATATGTGACCGAAAGTTCTCTGGCTTATAAGCAGGTCGTGAAAGCTTTCTGTGGTTCTGAGGAACTTGACGAGGATGAGATCAAGGGATTCGAGAAGGACCTTGCACAGTTGTTCTACAGAGGATTTACCAAGGGTTTCGTTCTTGGCGACAGGAATGTTGCACATTCGAAATACAGTTCAAGTTATGGTGTATTTTTAGGCAAGATCACCAATGTGAAGGATTTCAAGTACAATACAAGCATTACTCTGACATTGGACGAGGATATTCGTCTGAAAGATGGTGTGGGCATACATACAAAGGCCGGTGTTCTGGGGTCAGCTGTTAACAAGCTTTTTGATGCAGATGGCGAGGAGATCAAAGAGGCAAATAAAAGGGATATTGTTACCCTTGAGATAAGCTCAAAGACGGGTAAGGCTGTCTCTGTAGGCAATGAGGTTTATCTGACTACCGATCAAAGACTTCTGGAACGTTTGCAGCGAACACGGAAACAGGGATTGCCGGTTTCCATTGAAGTGGATGCAAGTGTTGGTGAAGTGCTGAAAGTGAGGATTTCTTCTGCTTCTTTTAGTGCTGAGTTCGTTGATGAGTTCGTAGTGCAAAAGGCCCAGAATGCGCCGATGTCAAAGGAAAAGATCGTTGAGGTCATAGGAAAACTCGGTGACACCTCATTTGAGGCAAAGGACATCGATGTGAGGATAAATGGTGACATCTTCATTCCGATGGGAGTGCTTACAAATGCCAGAAGGCAGGCTGCGGATATGCTGCTTGAAAAGATACTGGCATCTTACCGAAGGGAAGAAAAGCATCCGAAGTTGTCCGATATGACACATTTCTGCGATGATGGGGCTGCCGTTGGGTCTGAAATTAATGTCCCTCTCCTAAGTGTGGAAGTAAAGAACAGTGCTGCTCTTTTTGATGCTGTGGATTGTGGTGCCGATATTGTTTATCTGCCTATGGGCAAATTCTCGGAATTGCTTTCAGAGGAATATGCTGAAACTTTCAGGGATGTAAAGGAAACGGTGGAGATCGTTGTGCTGGCTCCCCGTATATCGCATGAAGCTGAGCTGGATGCACTTGTTCCAATGTTCGAGACCGTAAAAGAGGAAGGTTTGCGTATAGCTTGTTATACACTTGGACAGGTCGAGTTGGCAAGAAAGATGAGCATTCCTTTTGTTGTGCAGAAGGAGTTCAACACATTCAATTCCTATACTTCGGATGGGTTCTACAGGGCAGGTGCATTCCGTGTGACCCTTTCCAGTGAACTCAATATGGATGAGATGAAAGATGTGGCGGATGATATCTCCTGTCGTGGGGAGTCTCACCAGCTCGAAGCTGTTGCGCATGGGCGGGAACTTATGCTCATAACCGAACATGATCTGCTAAAGCCTTTGATCGATAATGGGATCACCATTGAAGGAAGTGAGGTCCTTCTTGTCGATTCGAAGAGTGATGAATATCCTGTCAAGCGTGTCGGGGAAAGGACACTTATCTATGATTCAATGGTCACTGAGATGCTGGACCATGTGGACAAGTTCGAAGAATGCGGGATCGATGTGATACGTCTGGACCTTTCCCTTTATGGTAAAAAGGATGTTCAGGAAATTACATCTGCATATCGCCGGGTCATGGATGGTAAGGATGCGGTCATCTATTCCAAACGGGGTTCTGATTTCACTTCTGGTCACTACTTCAAAGGTGTGTGA
- a CDS encoding Maf family nucleotide pyrophosphatase, with amino-acid sequence MRKVVLASASPRRKELLSKLIGNNFEVCVSSYEETPLQEMNVEELVVFHSLEKAKDVALRFDSGIIISADTVVFCDGAILGKPHTLNNAKEMLENISGKSVLAITGMTILDMDSGKCVSEYVSTDVNMKQMSSDEIASYVNSGEPLDKAGAFAIQGKGAVLVESINGDFFNVVGLPLFRLGTILEEMGISIFDDC; translated from the coding sequence GTGAGAAAGGTCGTACTTGCTTCCGCCTCTCCTCGCAGGAAAGAGCTGCTTTCCAAGTTGATCGGGAATAATTTTGAGGTATGCGTTAGCTCGTACGAAGAAACTCCCCTGCAGGAAATGAACGTTGAAGAGTTGGTGGTCTTTCACTCTTTGGAGAAAGCAAAGGATGTTGCCTTAAGGTTCGATTCGGGTATCATCATCTCTGCAGACACTGTTGTTTTCTGTGATGGAGCCATTCTGGGAAAACCCCATACTCTGAATAATGCAAAGGAAATGCTTGAAAACATCAGTGGGAAGTCTGTTCTGGCTATCACCGGAATGACCATTCTCGATATGGATTCCGGCAAATGTGTCAGTGAATACGTGAGTACAGATGTTAATATGAAACAGATGTCCTCTGATGAGATCGCATCCTATGTGAATTCAGGAGAACCGCTTGACAAAGCGGGGGCTTTTGCAATACAGGGGAAAGGGGCTGTGCTTGTTGAAAGTATCAATGGGGATTTCTTCAATGTCGTTGGTCTTCCTCTTTTCAGGCTTGGTACAA